Within Oceanicoccus sp. KOV_DT_Chl, the genomic segment TTCGCCTGTCTTTCTCTTCCTTTATTCGTCGTTGACGCTTTTCTTCCTCCCACTCAATACGTCGTTGCTCGGCCTCCATCTCTGCTTTTTCATGAAGCTTAGCAAGAGCTATTGGCTGCCATGCCCAAGCCACATTCAGCATGGTGGGATGATTAAAATCGGGTCAACAGTTAGTTATCACAGCTGGCTACATGTTTTGGAATTATAATGATTGGACTTAGTATTAGTGCCAGAGACGTTAGAAGGCGTCTAACAAATGCTGGGTGTAGTCCAGTTTGGATGTGGAAAAGGTGTTTTTAGATAAGTAATAGGTATTAATTAGTACATAGTGTGTGGTGAGTGATCACTAACTACCAAATGTAGGATAATGCTTTCAAAGTATCAAAATTAAACTACAGTTATACATTATAAACCTATGATTATTGTAGAGTTTTTGGCAATATTGGCTCTTACAATAAGTAAATTTACCCTTATACTGTTTTTTTATACAGTCGTGTTACTTTCGCAGCTACACTTAAAAATACAGGTAAAGCATTAACCAGTTTATAACTTATGAAAATATTGCCGTTCATAAGTTTTTGTGTGCGCGTATATTATTAAGGCGTTTAATAATTTAGGGGAGATCGTTCTCAAAAGCTGTTCTTTTAAAAGAGCTTAAATATTTGAGTAAGGATTAATTATGGAAAGTCAGAAAAAAATACTTAATAACGAAAGCGTTTATATTCAAGCTATTATAAAAGATGAATTTTATTCAAAGTTAGTAGCAACTGATGCTTTTCAGCGACTTAGACATATCTCTTTTTTAGGCGCGATAGATTATACAAGCGGCATATATAGTGATGATGAAGGCGTTAGAGCGCAACGGAGTCGCTATAGTCATTCGCTGGGTGTTGCTGCATTAGCTTTATATATTTCAAAAGAAAGAAAATATTCTAGAGAGCTAGAAAAGCACTTAGTTACTGCAGCACTACTTCATGATGTCGGCCACGCCCCACTGTCTCACAGCTTAGAGTCTAAGTTTTCAGAGACATTTAGTCTGTGCCACCATGAAAATGGGAAGTCACTAGTTAATGGTAAATCTAAACTGGGAAAGCCTTTAAATAAAATATTAAAAGACAATGTGGACCCTTCAGAGGTGAACAGCCTGATTGGAGGTGCGTCTTCTTTAGATGGAGAGGATTTGTTTTCTAGCCCAATTAACATTGACACAATTGACGGAATAATAAGAGCATCTAATTATCATTACAGTTATCCGCAGTTGAGTACAATTGATATAGCTAAGGCATCTTTTCTTTCTAATGAAAGAGGTCGCTTTAGTCTGCTTGATACTTTTTGGCAGAGAAAGGGTTTGATATACAGTGCATTTATTCAGAGCGGAGCTGGCTTAGCTGCAGATATTATCAGTCAGAATTATTTTGAAGACAATAAAGAGCTATTTGCGTCTAATGATATAGAGAGTGATGAAGAAAAATGGGCGGAAAAACATCCCATGCTCTTTTTGCAGTTAAAGAATTTCAACCCATTAAATTATTCTAAGCATATTCCCCATGAAGTAGATATTATGGAAAGGGATTATTTTATAAATGAGCAATCAATGGATCCAGAGCGTTTTGTTTGTGATAAAAAGCTATCAAAATATAGTTTTGAAGATTACAGGGAAAGAGTTGTCTACGCATCATAAAAATATACAAATAAATATATAATATTTGTTTTGGGGCTTAATGTGTGAATCGGATTTTGATAGATTTGAATCTATCAAAAAAAGGATTTCTTTTAGTAATAAGAAGTTAGAGATAATAAGAAGCGAGATAGAACAAGCAGTAGAAAACTCAAGTTATTCAGATAATTTTTCTATTATATCCACCGGATCTTACGCGAGAAAAGAAGCGTCAGATGAGTCGGATATAGATCTATTTATAGTTCATGATAACTCTATTTCTCAAACCGATTTAGACTCTGAGAAAGAGAACATTCAGAAGATCATCGAAAAACATATTCCAAATGATACTGGAAGCACAGGAACCTTTGGTTCTGAAGCATGCCAAAGTATAGAAGAGCTGCTTAGCAATATAGGTGGTGAAAACGATGATAATCATCACTTAACTAGAAGAATGCTATTTCTATTGGAAGGTTCTTATATATTTAATGAGAAGAAGTTTGATGAGTATAGGGGATTGTTGCTTGAACGGTATATTAAAGATAATACCCCAAGCCATCAGCTAGCTAAGTTTTTCCTAAACGATATTATTAGATATTATAGGACTATAACAACAGATTTTGAATATAAGGTAACGGAAGATAATAAGAACTGGGGTTTAAGGAATATTAAATTAAGGTTTTCAAGAAAGTTACTGTATTTTAGTGGGATTATGGTTGTTGCAGAAACATGCTATAAACCTAGTGTAGAAAAATTTAAAACTACAACTGAGCTGCTAAAATTAACGCCTCTAGAGAGAATACAAAAATTAAGTCGTATAGAGCCAAAAAAGATATTTGAAATTTATGATACGTTTTTAGAGAAAGTTTCAGATCCATCTATTAGAGAAAAGTTAGTAGGGGTAGAAAAGGAAGATAGAGAAAATATTCCGGAGTTTGCAAGCTTGAAAAACTTGGGACAACATTTTTCATGGGAGCTCTCTACCTGCATGAAAGATTCTTATGATGTAAATCACCCTATACATCACTCTTTAATATTTTAATGGAAAAAAAGATAGTTTTTTTGCGACATGGAAGTACAAAGTATAATGTAGAGAAAAGATGGATGGGGTCTATAGATTTACCTTTAAACAAAATAGGTAAATTAGAGGTTGAGAAAGTAGCGAATAAGTTAGAAAAACTAACTATTGATGTGATTTATTCCAGTCCTTTGATAAGAGCTTTAGAAACAGCAAATATTCTACGTAGTAATTTCCCTAAAAATATAGACCTAGTTGTTTTGGATGGGCTTGCAGAAAGGTCATATGGAGAGCTTGAGGGAAAAGAAAAAAATAAACAGGATAGATCTATTTTAAATGAGATAAGCTCCGTAGAATCAAAAAAAATATTTATGGAGAGAGTGAATTCTTCATTTTTAAAAATAGATAGAGAGAACGCTCTAGTAATATCCCATTCAGCAGTATTTACAGCAATTCAAGAACTGTACCCAAATGAAATAAACTCTGCTCTAGTGAAACCAGATAATGGAGAGTTTGTAACATTATATATTTAGCCCGTTTAAAACCTATTACTGTTGATTTGCGCCCAAAATTGACCCTACAGGGCAATATATTTGTATTGAATGTTGACCCAGGGTCCAACGTTTGAGCTGCTGGATTGTTTGCTCGCATGCTGATACACAGGTTCATATATCTGTGCAAAAGCGGGGTCACTTTTAAATGCAAATCAACAGCCCCATATAATGGCCCTCTATGTGGAGAGCCATGTAGTAGAACCTCTATCTAAAAACCTGCTTCAACCAATTCCAGGCCCTACCAAAGATACTACGAGAGTAGCTATCATTCTCAGAATAGTACGACTTTCTTTTTTCAGACTCATGCTTTCTACCTAGCTCAATTTGCGAATCGGACCATTCGTTAGCCCATAAAATACCACCGTTTTTGATTATGTAGTGGGACTTACATGGTAATTGCCAATTTCCTACCGAAGGGCTGAGAGTAGGACGACCATTAGTAACATTTAGCTGCCACTCAGTAGGCGTTAATGGTGTGCGTACCTTAGAACCGCAGCCACATACGCAAAGGTGTGCGGCGGTACGAAACTCTTCTGACACATAAAGTACACCAGTTGCTAGGTTTTTTGGCATGTAATGCACATACTCAACTTTCATCTTCAATGCCTTCTCTTACCAAATTGGATGAGCGAATATTAAATATCGTGTTAAGGAATTCACCATTAGAACAGTAGAAACCCCGTAACTGCTTAAATCGAAATACCGCAAGACAGGCATTAAGAGCATTTAATTCACCGATCTGAATATTCGACTTGTACATATTTCCAGGGTCTTCAGACTCAGTAGCCCAGCTTTTATTACGAACTTCATCGGATAGTCCTTCAGGGAAAAGAGTGGTTCTGACCATCCCGCTCAAGCCGTCATCTTTGTCGCGTTTTAGCCCCATTCCTACATCAATGAACGGGATATTGAGATTTATTAAAACATCGAAAATTTCCGAACGAGCATCACCGTTATCTACGCAAACAAAGGCAAATGTAACTCCTTCAAGTTCAGATTTAGTAGATTCGTCTATACAAATGCTTTTGATGTTTAAGCCTTTCCGGAAGTTTTCATAACGACCCTGATATACGTCCGC encodes:
- a CDS encoding HD domain-containing protein translates to MESQKKILNNESVYIQAIIKDEFYSKLVATDAFQRLRHISFLGAIDYTSGIYSDDEGVRAQRSRYSHSLGVAALALYISKERKYSRELEKHLVTAALLHDVGHAPLSHSLESKFSETFSLCHHENGKSLVNGKSKLGKPLNKILKDNVDPSEVNSLIGGASSLDGEDLFSSPINIDTIDGIIRASNYHYSYPQLSTIDIAKASFLSNERGRFSLLDTFWQRKGLIYSAFIQSGAGLAADIISQNYFEDNKELFASNDIESDEEKWAEKHPMLFLQLKNFNPLNYSKHIPHEVDIMERDYFINEQSMDPERFVCDKKLSKYSFEDYRERVVYAS
- a CDS encoding nucleotidyltransferase domain-containing protein; this encodes MCESDFDRFESIKKRISFSNKKLEIIRSEIEQAVENSSYSDNFSIISTGSYARKEASDESDIDLFIVHDNSISQTDLDSEKENIQKIIEKHIPNDTGSTGTFGSEACQSIEELLSNIGGENDDNHHLTRRMLFLLEGSYIFNEKKFDEYRGLLLERYIKDNTPSHQLAKFFLNDIIRYYRTITTDFEYKVTEDNKNWGLRNIKLRFSRKLLYFSGIMVVAETCYKPSVEKFKTTTELLKLTPLERIQKLSRIEPKKIFEIYDTFLEKVSDPSIREKLVGVEKEDRENIPEFASLKNLGQHFSWELSTCMKDSYDVNHPIHHSLIF
- a CDS encoding histidine phosphatase family protein, whose translation is MEKKIVFLRHGSTKYNVEKRWMGSIDLPLNKIGKLEVEKVANKLEKLTIDVIYSSPLIRALETANILRSNFPKNIDLVVLDGLAERSYGELEGKEKNKQDRSILNEISSVESKKIFMERVNSSFLKIDRENALVISHSAVFTAIQELYPNEINSALVKPDNGEFVTLYI
- a CDS encoding DUF6527 family protein codes for the protein MKVEYVHYMPKNLATGVLYVSEEFRTAAHLCVCGCGSKVRTPLTPTEWQLNVTNGRPTLSPSVGNWQLPCKSHYIIKNGGILWANEWSDSQIELGRKHESEKRKSYYSENDSYSRSIFGRAWNWLKQVFR